In Nicotiana tabacum cultivar K326 chromosome 11, ASM71507v2, whole genome shotgun sequence, a single window of DNA contains:
- the LOC107825300 gene encoding uncharacterized protein LOC107825300: MNLDSACGGSCMAKPYSEIQLLLNNFTANDHNWQGDGIHARQPAGALPSDTKPNPKAQVNAVTLRNGRALEEVPKKKKNTDHPEGELAPKPVEGNDKDDKGLKPEVPKYARYLRDIVTNKQRHAEFETVALTEECSARVQSKFPPKLKDPGSFTIPLSLGKQEVGRALCDLGASINLMPSSLFKQLGLGALRPTTITL; encoded by the exons atgaatcttgattcagcttgtgggggtagttgtaTGGCGAAACCATATAGTGAAATTCAACTCTTGCTgaataacttcactgctaatgatcataactggcaaggagatgggaTTCATGCAAGGCAA CCAGCTGGAGCTCTTCCAAGTGATACTAAGCCCAATCCTAAAGCTCAAGTCAATGCGGTTACCTTGAGAAATGGAAGAGCActagaagaagttccaaagaaaaagaagaatacagATCATCCTGAAGGAGAATTAGCTCCCAAGCCAGTTGAGGGGAATGATAAAGATGATAAAGGACTCAAGCCA GAAGTGCCTAAGTATGCAAGGTATCTCAGAGATATTGTGACAAACAAACAAAGACATGCAGAGtttgaaacagttgcacttactgaagagtgcaGTGCCAGAGTTCAGAGTAAATTTCCTCCAAAGTTGAAGGATCCTGGGAGTTTCACAATTCCTTTGTCTCTTGGAAAACAAGAAGTTGGTAGAGCTTTGTGTGATTTAGGGGccagtataaatttgatgccatccTCTTTGTTCAAGCAACTCGGACTGGGGGCGCTTAGACCTACTACAATCACTTTATAG